One Setaria viridis chromosome 7, Setaria_viridis_v4.0, whole genome shotgun sequence genomic region harbors:
- the LOC117862940 gene encoding uncharacterized protein, giving the protein MAAGRGDAASMVAVGLVWGATNALMRRGALVWDRRSRASPSGSVIRRWAALLLTWQYSTPFAANLCASAAFFALLGAAPISVAVPVTNAVTFAATAVAAAILGERVRPAPAALGTALIVLGVWVCIS; this is encoded by the coding sequence ATGGCCGCGGGCAGGGGCGACGCGGCGAGCATGGTGGCGGTGGGCCTGGTGTGGGGCGCCACGAACGCGCTCATGCGCCGGGGCGCGCTCGTCTGGGaccgccgctcccgcgcctccccctccggtAGCGTCATCCGGCGGTGGGCGGCCCTCCTCCTGACGTGGCAGTACTCGACGCCGTTCGCCGCCAACCTGTGCGCGTCCGCGGCCTTCTTCGCGCTCCTCGGCGCCGCGCCCATCTCCGTCGCCGTGCCCGTCACCAACGCCGTCACCTTCGCCGccacggccgtcgccgccgcgatTCTTGGCGAGCGCgtgcgccccgcgccggccgcgctcgGGACCGCGCTCATCGTCCTTGGCGTCTGGGTCTGCATCTCCTAG
- the LOC140223320 gene encoding uncharacterized protein, with the protein MWRIYDFDLSKNYPPVQQPQLHLSDMHMVTYHKWDKIEWVVKRPGANESMLTAYFDYNRLHEEAREILYHDFPEHYTWESNGKFWKTRKNVVYQVGRLISAHPAEGERYFLWVLLNHVAGATSYRDLRTIDGVLLPSFCEAAERQGLIEEDNTLDECLTENSLFHMPSSLHRLFMTILVFCEPNDVFGLWTKHLDAMSEDYICKNPNPSLVEQMVLIDIRNMLQSMGKDIRSFPLPGIDDSYDDTSGIPREIFEEASIDQNPKDVGLSNSLNDEQRVAYEEIMSKVDTEQGGLFFVDGPGGTGKTFLYRVLLETLRSQNKLAVATATPGVAASIMPGGRTTHSHFKIPLTLEDDSCCSFTKQSGTAKLLQQVSLIIWDEASMAKRQAMETLDNSLPDIMGRQDLPFGGKTVFFGGNFRQVLPVVQKGSKAHTVDAPLRWSYLWESMRHLKLVRNMRTQSDPWFAEYLLRIGGGTEEGNGDGYVCLPDDICVSYSGDSKKDLDRLIECIFPNLNANMTNKNYIASREILSTRNAWVDNINMKMIGMFQGGEMVYHSFDSAIDDLHNYYPSEFLNTLTPNGLPPHLLKLKIGCPIILLRNIDLANGLCNGIRLVVRDFQRNSIDAEIVLGLHAEKRVFLPRIPLCPSDDEMFPLQFKRK; encoded by the coding sequence ATGTGGAGGATATACGACTTTGACTTGAGCAAGAACTATCCACCTGTGCAGCAGCCACAACTTCATCTTTCCGACATGCATATGGTTACATATCATAAATGGGACAAGATCGAATGGGTTGTCAAGCGTCCAGGTGCCAACGAGTCAATGCTAACAGCGTACTTTGACTACAACAGGCTTCATGAGGAAGCTCGAGAAATCTTGTATCATGACTTTCCGGAGCATTATACTTGGGAGTCTAATGGTAAATTTTGGAAAACAAGGAAAAATGTTGTATACCAGGTTGGGAGACTCATATCGGCTCATCCGGCTGAGGGGGAACGCTACTTTCTTTGGGTTCTCCTGAACCATGTTGCTGGGGCTACTTCATACAGGGACCTGAGGACTATTGACGGTGTGCTCCTACCCTCGTTCTGTGAAGCTGCGGAGAGGCAAGGCCTAATCGAAGAAGATAATACACTCGATGAGTGTCTTACTGAAAACAGTTTGTTCCATATGCCATCCTCATTGCATAGGTTATTCATGACTATATTGGTATTCTGCGAACCGAATGATGTGTTTGGGTTGTGGACAAAACACCTTGACGCAATGTCAGAAGACTACATATGCAAGAATCCAAACCCGAGTCTGGTGGAACAGATGGTTTTGATTGACATTAGGAACATGTTGCAATCTATGGGGAAGGACATAAGGTCGTTTCCTCTCCCAGGAATTGACGACTCATATGACGACACTAGCGGTATCCCTCGTGAGATATTTGAGGAGGCAAGCATTGACCAGAATCCGAAAGATGTGGGACTATCCAATTCCCTAAACGATGAGCAGAGGGTTGCCTATGAAGAGATAATGTCCAAAGTGGACACCGAACAAGGCGGTTTGTTCTTTGTGGATGGACCTGGTGGCACAGGAAAGACATTTTTGTACAGGGTACTTCTCGAAACCCTTCGCAGTCAGAACAAGCTTGCCGTTGCTACAGCTACACCTGGTGTCGCAGCGTCTATAATGCCTGGTGGGAGGACGACCCACTCACATTTCAAGATACCCCTTACTCTTGAGGATGACAGTTGTTGTAGTTTTACCAAACAGAGTGGTACTGCAAAGCTGCTACAACAAGTGTCTCTCATCATTTGGGACGAAGCATCTATGGCAAAGAGGCAAGCTATGGAAACCCTAGACAATAGCCTACCTGATATAATGGGCCGGCAGGATCTGCCGTTCGGTGGAAAGACTGTTTTCTTTGGAGGGAATTTCAGACAGGTTCTCCCTGTTGTACAGAAAGGATCCAAGGCTCATACAGTCGATGCTCCTCTACGATGGTCGTATCTTTGGGAATCCATGCGCCACCTTAAGCTCGTGCGCAACATGAGGACGCAGAGTGACCCGTGGTTTGCGGAATATCTACTACGCATTGGTGGTGGCACGGAGGAGGGTAACGGAGATGGGTATGTATGTCTTCCTGACGATATATGTGTCTCGTACTCTGGAGATTCTAAAAAAGATCTTGACAGGTTGATTGAATGCATCTTTCCAAACCTCAATGCAAACATGACAAACAAGAACTACATCGCCTCCAGAGAAATTCTATCCACACGTAATGCTTGGGTGGACAATATTAatatgaagatgatcggcatgttccaGGGAGGGGAGATGGTGTACCATAGTTTCGACTCTGCGATTGATGATCTACATAACTACTATCCGTCGGAGTTCCTTAACACATTGACTCCCAACGGGCTTCCTCCACATTTGCTAAAGCTCAAGATCGGCTGCCCGATCATATTGCTTAGGAATATCGACCTTGCGAATGGACTGTGCAATGGTATAAGGCTGGTGGTTCGAGACTTCCAAAGAAATTCGATCGATGCTGAAATTGTGCTGGGACTGCATGCCGAAAAGAGGGTTTTCCTTCCTCGAATACCGTTGTGTCCctctgatgatgagatgttCCCATTACAATTTAAGAGGAAGTAG
- the LOC117863685 gene encoding ribosome-inactivating protein translates to MEAPTPVFTDSFIVQTDNYGDFIRIVRQNVIKYCSDRRPKVVQPVLPPEQRVPRLWFHVVLRTRTSSLTLAVRVDSLYLVGFKTPGPAGVWWEFNNEHNTHLIPNSNWLGFGGRYQDLVGQKGLETVALGRARMTAAVDVLAKHDTTTALEEHQQRLGAHQADPYALPKSMLVKLVIMVCEGVRFHTVYGTVDREFNTAVAKITEMDGKQVNKWDRISKAVLTWAVDPEAKFPELEKIGVKDKNDAARIVALVKDETS, encoded by the coding sequence atggAGGCGCCAACACCAGTGTTCACGGATTCATTCATCGTGCAGACTGACAACTACGGCGACTTCATCCGCATAGTCCGGCAGAACGTGATCAAGTATTGCAGCGACCGTCGTCCCAAGGTCGTGCAGCCCGTGCTGCCGCCAGAGCAGAGGGTCCCCAGGCTCTGGTTCCACGTCGTCCTCCGCACCAGGACGAGCTCCCTCACGCTCGCCGTGCGCGTCGACAGCCTCTACCTCGTCGGCTTCAAGACCCCGGGTCCGGCAGGGGTGTGGTGGGAGTTCAACAACGAGCACAACACCCACCTCATCCCAAACTCCAACTGGCTCGGCTTCGGCGGCCGGTACCAGGACCTGGTCGGCCAAAAGGGGCTGGAGACCGTCGCGCTGGGCCGCGCCAGGatgaccgccgccgtcgacgtcctGGCGAAACATGACACCACCACGGCGCTGGAGGAGCATCAGCAGAGGCTGGGCGCTCATCAGGCCGACCCTTACGCGCTGCCCAAGAGCATGCTTGTGAAGCTGGTGATCATGGTGTGCGAGGGGGTGCGGTTCCACACCGTGTACGGCACCGTGGACAGGGAGTTCAACACCGCGGTGGCGAAGATAACGGAGATGGACGGGAAGCAGGTGAATAAGTGGGATAGGATCTCCAAGGCTGTCCTGACGTGGGCCGTCGACCCCGAGGCCAAGTTCCCGGAGCTGGAGAAGATAGGCGTCAAGGATAAAAACGACGCGGCCAGGATCGTTGCTCTCGTCAAGGATGAAACCAGCTAG